In one window of Archocentrus centrarchus isolate MPI-CPG fArcCen1 chromosome 11, fArcCen1, whole genome shotgun sequence DNA:
- the med10 gene encoding mediator of RNA polymerase II transcription subunit 10: protein MAEKFDNLEEHLEKFIENIRQLGIIVSDFQPSSQAGLNQKLNFMISGLQDIEKCRQQLHEINVPLEVFEYIDQGRNPQLYTKECLERALARNEQVKGKIDTLTKFKSLLISELSKVFPEDMAKYKAIHGEDAPS from the exons ATGGCCGAAAAGTTTGATAATCTCGAAGAACACCTGGAGAAGTTTATCGAAAATATTCGACAGCTGGGGATCATCGTAAGCGACTTTCAGCCGAGCAGCCAGGCGGGACTTAACCAGAAACT AAACTTCATGATATCTGGTCTACAGGACATCGAGAAGTGCCGTCAGCAGCTTCATGAGATCAACGTACCCCTGGAGGTCTTCGA ATATATTGACCAAGGTCGAAACCCTCAGCTGTACACCAAGGAGTGTCTGGAGAGAGCCTTGGCGAGGAACGAGCAGGTCAAAGGGAAGATAGACACGTTGACG AAGTTCAAGAGCCTCTTAATTTCCGAGCTCAGCAAAGTTTTCCCAGAGGACATGGCCAAGTACAAGGCTATACATGGAGAAGATGCCCCCTCTTAG